Proteins found in one Methanosarcinales archaeon genomic segment:
- a CDS encoding CCA tRNA nucleotidyltransferase produces MNDQDKILYEVLARIKPTSDEQQKMQEVAENIISLVDKVALDLGLSEVNGLLVGSAARGTWITGEHDLDIFISFPDETTEADLKTVGLEIARKVAEDASDYEERYAEHPYIHANFNGFEVDLVPCFRVSSAAQIKSAVDRTPFHNQFILSRIKELENDVLLLKQFMKGAGVYGSDLKTGGFSGYLAELLVIYYGSFLKVLVAADNWKFGTIIDIIGHGTKLHDDALVVIDPTDPARNVAAALTLDKMAEFVDASREYLIRPGLAHFFPQPIEPINNEEFEGILAARGTSIVALVFDRPDLVDDIVYPQLFMLHKSIRNLVERHGFSVFEGDVWAGKTKAAVVLEMLTSYLPPVKKHHGPPIFSRQHARDFKEKYEHTGHSRVYIENGRYIVDIPRQYTDVVDLIRHEIHSCKLGKHVGVSIKSGFYVVNDSELLKINSENFRVFLNTFF; encoded by the coding sequence ATGAATGATCAAGATAAAATATTATATGAGGTCCTGGCAAGGATTAAGCCTACCTCTGATGAGCAACAGAAAATGCAAGAAGTAGCTGAAAATATCATATCTCTTGTTGATAAGGTAGCTTTGGACCTTGGATTATCTGAAGTGAACGGCCTTCTTGTGGGTTCAGCAGCCAGAGGTACATGGATAACTGGTGAACACGACCTGGATATTTTTATTTCATTTCCAGACGAAACAACTGAAGCTGACCTTAAGACCGTTGGGCTGGAAATTGCCAGAAAGGTCGCTGAGGATGCTAGTGATTATGAGGAACGATACGCAGAGCATCCCTACATCCATGCCAACTTCAATGGTTTCGAGGTTGACCTGGTACCCTGTTTCAGGGTATCCAGTGCAGCACAGATAAAATCAGCAGTGGACAGAACGCCATTTCATAACCAGTTCATATTATCCAGGATCAAAGAGCTTGAAAATGACGTACTGTTATTGAAACAATTCATGAAAGGTGCCGGAGTATATGGTTCTGACCTCAAGACCGGTGGTTTTTCAGGATATCTGGCCGAGCTGCTGGTCATCTATTACGGATCATTCCTGAAGGTGCTGGTTGCCGCAGACAACTGGAAATTTGGAACCATAATAGACATAATCGGACACGGTACAAAATTACATGATGATGCCCTGGTCGTGATCGATCCAACAGACCCTGCCAGGAATGTGGCCGCAGCACTCACCCTGGACAAAATGGCAGAATTCGTCGATGCATCACGAGAGTATCTGATACGTCCTGGTCTGGCACATTTCTTCCCCCAGCCTATTGAACCTATTAACAATGAGGAATTTGAAGGTATCCTGGCTGCACGCGGGACCTCAATCGTGGCTCTGGTGTTTGACAGGCCTGATTTGGTGGATGATATTGTATATCCTCAACTGTTCATGCTCCATAAAAGTATCAGGAACCTGGTTGAACGACATGGGTTTTCGGTATTTGAAGGGGATGTGTGGGCAGGGAAGACGAAAGCTGCTGTTGTACTTGAAATGCTCACATCGTACTTACCCCCTGTAAAAAAACACCACGGTCCACCCATATTTTCCAGACAACACGCCAGGGACTTCAAGGAAAAATACGAGCATACTGGTCACTCCCGGGTATATATCGAGAACGGACGGTATATAGTTGATATACCCAGACAATATACTGATGTTGTTGACCTGATCAGGCACGAAATCCATTCATGCAAATTAGGGAAACATGTGGGTGTAAGTATCAAGTCAGGATTTTATGTGGTTAATGACTCAGAACTGTTGAAGATCAACTCTGAAAATTTCAGGGTATTTTTGAATACATTTTTTTAA
- a CDS encoding DUF2111 domain-containing protein, with amino-acid sequence MELTKDSTSKDLESLAMAIYSAVGLPITMRSKNKKGLRIENNQVIDTDYTGKYLELALEKGEIVHGFADEGPYKDTPVIVSPIKDKKGEVVAAVGVVNLAGFIDLTRL; translated from the coding sequence ATAGAGCTTACCAAAGATTCAACATCAAAAGACCTGGAGTCATTGGCAATGGCAATATATTCTGCTGTTGGGCTTCCTATTACTATGAGAAGTAAGAACAAAAAGGGATTGAGGATCGAGAATAACCAGGTCATTGATACCGATTATACTGGCAAATATCTGGAACTGGCACTTGAAAAAGGAGAGATCGTCCACGGATTTGCTGATGAAGGTCCTTATAAGGATACTCCTGTAATTGTCTCTCCGATCAAAGATAAGAAAGGTGAAGTGGTAGCTGCAGTAGGCGTGGTCAACCTGGCAGGTTTCATCGATCTTACCAGACTTTAA
- a CDS encoding 6-pyruvoyl tetrahydropterin synthase family protein, translated as MFIELDGWKAKLRFSACHFIPDHQKCGKLHGHTYAVSVRVEGSQRGEFIIDFEELKNIVRDVCDTLDHRVLVAKNDPRLKITEDAQHYNIDVIRSCKHYMLPREDVMLLPISSVSAEDLCKYLLAEIGSGLNSNGFAKNITSLELRVDEGIGQGAGCSMSLR; from the coding sequence TTGTTCATAGAACTTGACGGCTGGAAGGCAAAACTCAGGTTTTCTGCCTGTCATTTTATTCCAGACCATCAAAAATGCGGAAAATTACACGGTCACACATATGCTGTATCTGTACGTGTGGAAGGTAGCCAGAGAGGTGAATTCATAATAGATTTTGAAGAACTTAAAAATATTGTCAGGGATGTTTGCGATACCCTGGACCATAGAGTATTGGTTGCAAAAAACGACCCCAGATTGAAGATAACGGAAGATGCACAACATTATAACATCGATGTTATTAGAAGCTGCAAACATTATATGCTGCCCAGAGAAGATGTCATGCTATTGCCAATCTCTTCGGTAAGTGCAGAGGATTTGTGCAAATATTTGCTGGCAGAGATCGGATCAGGTCTCAATAGTAATGGGTTTGCAAAGAACATCACGTCTCTTGAATTAAGGGTTGATGAAGGGATCGGACAGGGTGCCGGATGCAGTATGAGCCTGAGATAA